The stretch of DNA GCTTAGCAAAGTGTTATAAAGTATAgtgaaaagcatggggaaactggaATATTACCATGCAGagttactgtagtaaacttttataagggtgtttACTGTATCGGAGATTCATCATTGattgtttaatgtattaaaatgatcAATAACATAAATGCATCAAATGAATGCAAACATGACACAGAATGTGAAAAGAATGCATTATAAAGGCAACATCAGGATTCTATTTCATTGACAATTTTAGAAGTGCCTCCTTCTAAAAGGGACGTGCTGACACTGCACATCAGCTCCACACAGTAATATATGAAACAGCAGCAATGAGGATTTGTACCAGAGACCTCACTGTCTGAAAGAAGTCTCTCTGTCCTGGTACCTTATCATCCTGGAGGCCAGTCTTACTGTAATGGTCCAGCTGcgatcagaccaggaagagatcAGACCAAGGAGCAGTGTGCTAAATGATCCTCTACTTGAAAAATctctcaaattaataaacaaaacgaaacaaGAACAGCAAGAAGAGGACCAGTGGAATTGTACTGATGCTAAAAATGGTTGAATAAGAAAAAGATttcagtgtgttgtttttaaatcctCGTGACCTTTCAACTTTACTGGAAGCATGGGGAGGCAACAGAGAATAACCAAATAGTGCAGAGCGCAGTTGAGGACTTACCTTTTTCTAACTGGATCAATTTTATGATTGGTCTCTTATTATCTTTCAAAAGCCTCAAACCCAgtctgtgtttggtgtttttaGTGTGTCTTTGACAGTCAGAATGGGCATTTGGGTGGCATTTATGCCCTGGCACTCGCTTGTGGTGACTCTATACATTTATTGGAAAGGAATTTAATTCCATTTGTTTCAATAATGAAGGGGCCTGCTTTATTTCTGATAAGGTAGAAACCTTGTCATTTGGTATAATTTACAATGACAGAGCAAACACTGGAATTACGCAGTTGTGTTCAGTTGCGCTTCAGTTTGTTAAGCTGTGATGTTGTTGATCTGACAGCAGGGGGCGTCACACTGCTTGTTGTAGTGTGGTTCTCCTAAGGTAGCCTatcatttcagatggctgtatgaGCTACTTGTCTCTAAGTATTAGCACAGACAGTGAATAATAACGACACCCTGTAAAAGTGTAACTGTTTCTGTACTGCACCTCCAGTCTCTGATTTGATATTTTAGGCTGtgccattataaaagtttactacaatACACATGCttggtaatttagcagttttacCCTGCTTTTcctagttatactatgcattaacTATAGGTTaccatggtttgctatgtttCACTATACCTGTCTGGGTTTAACCATGCTTagttatgctttaccatgctttcattatgctatgaacctatgcttttactgtggtaaacgtttataaggatGGTCCCATGGCAAAGTTTATCATGGTACATTTGCATTGTGATTTTGAAGTTCATAGTGCTTTATCTTACTTCACAATGCATGTATCGtactttagttttcttttctgtgttcTTTACTATGTTTTCcattgttttattaatcattctgtatgcttcactacactgttctgtgcttttaccatgttgactatacacacacacacacacacacacacacacacacgcacacacacacacacacacaaaaaaaacccaaaaaaaacaatgaagtgcGTGAACCCATCTGAACAATCTTTGAATCCGAAAAAGCAATCTTTGAAAAAGcaggccccagcaagtcccaaaactttttgtagaactccacggtcagcccgttGATGCCTGGTGATTTGAAGGCATCAGGCAGAGGGTGTCGCAGAGCTCGGTCAGGGTCAATTGGACTCATCCAAGATTTCTCTACGTGACCAGCCCTGAAGAAGGGCCTCACAGATCATAAGATCATGGGGAGGTCCCTCCATTTATCCAGGTCCAGTTCCACCTTTCACCGCAGCTTCCAAGAACTCCAGGAGCTCCACTGCAGGAATTTGTGAGTGAGAGGAGGACAACCTCTCTGCACACAGACTCTGTGTCATCCTCCTTCTCCCCCTGGTCTCCCTCGCCCTCCCCACAAAGGAGAAGCACAACACACTCACATCACTGTGTGTACAAAGGGGAAGGTGTGCTGGTGGTTGACAGCAGGCTGGCCTGCCTGTCATCTCCCTCCTCCCCATCGGAGAGCCAAGTCTGCGCCTTCCACTTTCCTCTTTCCTCTTTCCTGCCCTTCCTTGCAGGGGGCTCCAGCGAGGGTGTCTCCTTGACAGGGACAGCCTCTAAACCCACCACTGGATGGTGTGGTGGCCGGCGCAATTACCACCTGATTCACTCCCCCAGGGGACTTGACCATCTTCTTTTTAAGGGAGGCTTTTCCCTTTTAGTggccttacccccccccccccccccccccctgcacactCCTGAGTGGTGCAGGGGGTCTGGAATCTTCAGGGGCAGTCTATCCCTTTTCCCCTCCAAATGTTTTGGGGAGAGGGGTAGGTGTTGCTTTATTCCCATCAGCAGCTTTCTTCCCCTGTCCACTATCAGATGGCACAGAGGGTCCAGCCGGTTCAAGGGCACCTTCTCCACGTCTTCCCTCGGATGTTGTTGGAAGGGGTGCATGTATTTTTTACCATTACCTGTGGGCCCCTTAGAGTGGTAGCACTGCACTTCCTCCTAGGAATAAAAAATGATGAAGGGACCACAAAACTACCCTCCAGAGCTTCCTGACTCGCCAGGTGGATGGTAACCTGGCATCGGAAGGACAGGACGTGATGGAGGGGCTGGTCCTTGCAGCCCAGGAGGATGGGGTGGATGTCTTGAAACCCCAATGGCCTGCAAGTGCAgcctgagcaggtcgtccttcAAGAAAGGTGGCACATTTGAAAGGACAACTCTTGTTCCCAGGCCCACAAGCGGCTCGATGGGGACGAACATCCCTGCCCCTGCGAGAACCCTCTAGATCACAGTGTTCACCACTATGGTAACGAGCTTATGAAATCCCTCGACTGAGAGGGGGTCTCGGAGGAGGCACCTGATCCCGTGCTGACCCCATGCTGACCCCGTGCTGACCCCCTGCCTAATATTCTTAAAGGGGGCAGCAGCCACCTGAGCCCACCTCCTTGGGGCTTGTGGAGCTTGCccactcatttatttttttttccccaaacaaaaCAAGATAGACAAACCACCTGCACCACAAAATTCACCAGTGCAGgggcacagatttttttttcatttaaatgaagaaaaaaaaacaatgatcaaaaaacaaaacaaaaatgaacaaagttaaagttaattaaaattaattaaaaaccttcttctaaaaaagaaaacagggcAGAACAATGTGCCTGCCCCTCCCTCACAAAAcagttttgttatatatatatatatatatatatatatatatatatatatatatatatatatatatatatatatatatatatatatatataaaaccaattCCTTTAAGGTAAAattcaaatataaattaaattaaatctcaaATGtagggagagaaagaaaaagacaataacagtgttttatatgaaaataaaacacccaCATTAAATAATTTTTAACAGTGCACTACTActtcagaaaaagaaaactataaaaGATTTTTAAAGTAAACCATTTAAATTTGTATAGTTTTGTAGTTGCTATTTGAGGAGCATCAGAAATGTGCGCCCTGTCAATAGTAGCAGTTATACAATCTGTCCTGTAGGACCCGGACAGCAGTGAAAGCAATGCAGGCAATACCATCCCACCATGACCAGCACAGGCACTGTGGAGTCTAGTCAGGTAAACACATTCATTAGGACAGGCATCTGAAAAACACAAAGGCATGCAGTCTCCACAATGGGAAGAGGAAATGCAATCCTGCCTGTGTGTAGGTGGAGTGCAGCTCAAAGGCTGCAATAAGGTCGAAGGACCAGCTTTTATACCTTGATTGGATGTGCAATGTTAAACGAGTTAACCGCATGACAGTTCACAATACCAAAACAGCACTTAACCAATCATTAGTCTGATAGAAGGGTTATTAACCCTTAGATGGTAACCACAGTGCCTGATTCCAGTGTATCCGATCGCTTCAATATTTTACAGTCACAACTAAAATGATTCACAGTTAGGTGTCTAGTGATGCGCATTAATGCAGAGGGATTCATGTCCTATTACAGATGTGgcttttgcaattaaaataacattgaCAACTTCTACTGGCACAAATAATAAATTCCTGCTATAACAAATTACAAACTATTCTAATGAACAGAGGCAATGTGTTATTGGCATTGGGTTTCACCCTGGTAATTAACCTTACTGTATGGATAATGTACGATTTGTCTGTGCGAGTGTAGCCTGCGTTAGATCATGCATTACAGCCTGCTATTCAGCCTTCATTAGAGCCTGGATTACAGCCTGCATTAGAGCCTGCATTATAGCCTGCAATTCAGCCTTCATTAGAGCCTGCATTAGAGCCTGCATTACAGCCTGCAATTCAGCCTTCATTAGAGCCTGCATTACAGCCTGCAATTCAGCCTTCATTAGAGCCTGCATTACAGCCTACATTAGAGCCTGCATTACAGCCTGCATTAGAGGCTGCATTACAGCCTGCATTACAGCCTGCATTACAGCCTGCAATTCAGCCTTCATTAGATCCTGCATTACAGCCTGCATTAGAGCCTGCATTAGAGGATGCATTACAGACTGCATTAcagtctgcaattcagccttCATTAGAGCCTGCATTACAGCCTGCATTAGAGCCTGCATTACAGCCTGCATTACAGCCTGCATTAGAGGCTGCATTACAGCCTGCATTACAGCCTGCATTACAGCCTGCAATTCAGCCTTCATTAGAGCCTGCATTACAGCCTGCATTAGATCCTGCATTACAGCCTGCATTAcagtctgcaattcagccttCATTAGAGCCTGCATTACAGCCTGCATTAGAGGCTGCATTACAGCCTGCATTACAGCCTGCATTACAGCCTGCTATTCAGCCTTCATTAGAGCCTGCATTACAGCCTGCAATTCAGCCTTCATTAGAGCCTGCGTTACAGCCTGCATTAAAGCCTGCATTATAGCCTGCAATTCAGCCTTCATTAGAGCCTGCATTACAGCCTGCATTAGAGCCTGCAATTCAGCCTTCATTAGAGCCTGCATTACAGCCTGCATTAGAGCCTGCATTACAGCCTGCATTACAGCCTGAATTAGGGGCTTTTGGGGATACATTTACTCCAAACACCTCTCTGCATTTGAGAACCTGACTTCATTATTTCAGCGCTATAGAAAACCCTTGGAGCAAAAGCAAACCGTTCCCTCAACTGTATCTGGTGGCCTAACGTAATATTGTGGAGGGTTTGGTTTCCGATACTTGTGATTGTTTGACCCTGATCCTTACTGTCGCAGCCTCATACCTCACAGACCATTCAAGACACTCACTTCACATTTGCAGGTTGTAAAAACATGGATGGTGGTGCTGTGTGATAGGCATCCCATATTGAAGCTAGGGTTTGAAGAGGCAGCGCAATTGTTCTTATGGTCATGATATTCAGTCCACGGCTGTACTCTATGACTGCTTCTGTTAGGTTTCAGTAAACAACACTACTCACTCATTTAACCACAGATTATACCAACAATACACATCTTAACAGAACCATTTTATTGAATGCTTTCAAGCTATTCCATCAGAGATTCCCTATACATTATCCGAGCGTTAATGTATAGGGAATAGTGCTTTCCGGAGCAAATAGGCTAATAAATGTTACAACatcaaatattaatttattattatgcttttaaaTCAAACATTCATTTTCAAGTGGATTCTGGAATTAATTTAATCTTTTGTTTCTGATTCATCTAACATTTTTGCTGCAATTATTTAAGGATTGGGAAAATTCTATTTCTTCAACCTCTTAAAATGTCTACTGAAATGGACTCTCAAAAACAGCATCTAGCAAATAGGTTTTTACAGTCATGGCACAGGTGCATGCTACTAATGAAAAGAAGGTTTGATTGAATCCTGTCCCTGTGAGTGGTGGATCAATGCTACACCCATTTTCTGCATGTAGTATTGTGTGATAAATGTCAATGTTTCTTATACAATTGTTATtggttttattagttttttaataaatgcattctCAGTTAGCCTAAACAATACTGAAACACTTACGGATAAAGGTCTTATAAAGTGTTactttcttgttttgtattttttatattctatttTCCATTACAATCTGTGTTACATTTAGATTGTCTGAACAatatggtaaactatgataaatacaaggtatagccatgggaaaagaaTGGCAGAACTGCAAAATGATTGTGCAAATTTAcagaaatgtttataaaaatgtgcTCAGATAATTGAAGAAAAATGAAAGGCAtgtgtgttaaataaacaaattagcaATCCATTTACGTTCAACAGACCTTTGCAcatgcataaataataataataataataataaataataatagtaaataataataataataataataataataataataataataataataataataatatacaaaaatgaaaatacattttatttgcaggTTCCTTTTTGTAGTGGGAAAGTACTTCTATTCCAGTTTCCAGGCTGATTGCTCGATGCATAATGCAATTCTAAAAACAGCAGGAGAGCTGTTACAGATaaacaaagaaatgcaaaatGAATGTGTGTTTAAAATCTTCAGCATCTTTCAGCTCCCTGCAAAGAGGAGAACAATGAATAAGCACATTTCTTTAGTCTtgctccttctctccctctctctcatttGCAAGCTAAGGCTTGGCATGGATGGCTATTGATCGAGCTGTCAGAAAGTGGCTGCGTCAGAGCTCTGCTCCTGCTATAAATACCAGCATGCAGCCAGGAGTCTGCATAGCTCACTCACCGTCACCATGAGTTCAATCATCTACGATCCCTACTTCTCTTCATACAAACGGCGATATGTGGAAACGAGTCCCCGGGTCCACATCTCTGGAGTGCGCAGCAGCTATGGGGGCCCCCGATCCATCTACTCCAGCTACTCAGCCCCAATCACCTCAGTGTCGGTCAGACGCTCCTATGGCACCTCAGCTTCAGCCCCATCTCTCATGCCAGCCTTGGACTTCGACGTGAGCCAGGCTACTCAGGTGAGCAATGAGTTCAAGTCCATCCGAACCCAGGAGAAAGCCCAGCTGCAGGACCTGAATGACCGCTTTGCCAGCTTCATCGACAGAGTGCACGAGCTGGAGCAGCAGAACAAGGTGCTGCAggcagagctgctgctgctgaggcaGAAACACATGGAGCCATCCCGTCTGAAAGCCCTTTATGAGCAGGAGATCAGGGACCTCCGCATGGCCGTGGACGACGCCAAGAACGAGAAACAGGCCATGCACAATGAATGGGAGAACATGGAAGACATGCTGAGGACCCTCCAGAGCCGCTACGAGGAAGAGGTGCTCACCCGAGAGGAGACGGAGGGGAGGCTGGTGGAGGTGAGGAAGAGTGCTGATGAGGCTGCCTTATCCCGCACCGAGCTGGAGAAGCGCATCGAATCCTTGATTGATGAGATTGCTTTCCTCAAGAAGATCCATGAGGAGGAGATCGCTGAGCTCCAAGCCCAGATCCAGTATGCTCAGACCTCCATCGAGATGGAAGTCACCAAGCCTGACCTCTCGGCCGCCTTGAGGGACATTCGGGCGCAGTACGAGAAACTGGCAGCCAAGAATATGCAATCTGCCGAAGACTGGTTCAAGAGCAAATTCACCACTCTGACCGAGAGCGCAGCTAAAAACAGCGATGCCATACACATGGCCAAGAACGAGATGGGCGAGTATCGTCGCCAGATCAAGTCCAGGACCCTGGAGATCGAAGCCTGCCGCAGCATTAACGAGGCCATGGAGAATCAACTGCAAGACCTGGAGGAGAAACAGACTAGAGAGATTGCAGCCATGCAGGTAAGCAATACAATATCTGAGCTACTGCTGCTTGTGCATAAGAGAATGCAAGGTGAATGATGCAGAGATACTGTAAGAGAATGCAAGGTGAATGGTGCTGAGATACTGTAAGAAAATGCAAGGTGAATGGTGCAGAGATACTGTAAGTAAATAGCAAGGTGAATGGTGCTGAGATGCTGTGAGAGAATAGCAATTAAATGACAAGGTGGAAACTGCCGCAGAGTGCAGGCTGCGGAATGCATATTCCATCTGAAAATGGCTATAATGATGAAGGTATATAACAGAAAGCTTATTCATAACTCTGAAGCACTCAATCATCTGGGgttaaaacagaaagacaaaTGATCTTTTCCAGACTTGTATTCTTTGGGTTGtcttcacagatcctgattagcactGTTCTTGTACTTTCATTTGgtaagtctgtgaaaccagacattaGTCTTTTATATGTTTATGTTACATGACAGACAGTGAGACTGACAGTAAATCTGGAGGTAATATAAAACGATAGATTAAACAATGAATCAAAtcagaataaaacacagagctTCATGCAAGATGTTGCAACAATTTATGAGATTTATTCAACTGTACCAATGCTGTAACGCCACTGTAGAATACAGAatgactgctgcattttacaatAAAGGAAACAGGTTTTACACGCTGTAGATATCTTTACTCAGATTTAAAACCAACATTACCATTGCCAGCTCTGACCAGTGCTACTGTCTGTATTTTATTACTGATCTCTGCACAGGTTAACCCTTTCCCAAACTGAAGCTATTACTAGCcatatgaaataaataagagCTTTTAACTGAAGACAGTGTGATAGATTCTAATATCATGGGTTAAGTTCTCAGGCATTATAGAGACACTAAGTTAACCAGGATGCCCAGAGTTAATGGTATTGAAGGTGTGATGGAATGATGAGGCTATGGGCTCCTGTACAGGGACCCAATTGTAGACTCATCAAAACTCTATAGCAGAACTAGGCTGACATTCATTTAAAtagtatggctttttttttttttttgacaggacTACATCATTTTTTTGTGAAGCTGTAAAAGATGTCTTGGAGTTGCAGaccatgtgtat from Polyodon spathula isolate WHYD16114869_AA chromosome 31, ASM1765450v1, whole genome shotgun sequence encodes:
- the LOC121302995 gene encoding neurofilament light polypeptide-like, translating into MSSIIYDPYFSSYKRRYVETSPRVHISGVRSSYGGPRSIYSSYSAPITSVSVRRSYGTSASAPSLMPALDFDVSQATQVSNEFKSIRTQEKAQLQDLNDRFASFIDRVHELEQQNKVLQAELLLLRQKHMEPSRLKALYEQEIRDLRMAVDDAKNEKQAMHNEWENMEDMLRTLQSRYEEEVLTREETEGRLVEVRKSADEAALSRTELEKRIESLIDEIAFLKKIHEEEIAELQAQIQYAQTSIEMEVTKPDLSAALRDIRAQYEKLAAKNMQSAEDWFKSKFTTLTESAAKNSDAIHMAKNEMGEYRRQIKSRTLEIEACRSINEAMENQLQDLEEKQTREIAAMQDTISQLENELRNTKNEMAHYLKEYQDLLNVKMALEIEIAAYRKLLEGEETRFSVGGMLSSLSQSAAPVFSRSVYSMQSSSPYLMSSRLLGSAYSSSHTQEVEEAIEASKAEEAREEPPEEEGEEGEEEAEGEEEGGDEKGGDAEEEGGEAEAGDEEEGDAEGGEEEEDGKNVEEKEESKEKK